The genomic region CTTCATCTCGCTTGAGATTTCAGCAAGGCCTTTCGAACCGGCATCACGAACAACCGGCGTGATCAGGCCACCTTCGATGGCAACCGCCACCGAGATATCCTGTTTCTTGCACTGCAGGGTCGCCTTGTCGGTCCAGATGGAGTTCGCAGCCGGAACCTTTTTCAGCGCCAGCGAAACCGCACGGATGACGAAATCATTGACCGAAATCTTGACACCCTCGCCCGCCTTTTCATTGAGCTGCTTGCGGGTGGCCAACAGATTGTCGAGTTCGCAATCCACCGTCAGGTAGAAGTGCGGAACCTGCTGCTTGGATTCGGTCAGGCGACGCGCGATGGTTTTGCGCATGCCGCTGTTCGGGATTTCTTCGTATTCCGGAAGACCGGTAAGATCCGGGTTCCAGCCAGATGCGGCCGGTGCACTTGCTGCTGCCGGTGCATCTGCCGATTTCTTGTCTTCGGATGCGGCCGATTTTTCGGCCGGTTTCGACGACAGAGCCGCTTCGATGTCTCGTTTCACGATACGACCACGCGGGCCCGAACCGGAAACATCAGAAAGCTCGACACCTTCGTTGGCGGCAATTCGCCGCGCAAGCGGGCTTGCCTTGATGCGCTTCCCACCGGAAACCGGGGCAGCCGGTGCCGGCTTGTCGTCACCAGAAGCCGATTTTTCGGCTGCTGCTGGTGCTTTTTCCTCTTTGGCGTCGTCCTTGGCCGGCGCACTTTCACTGCCGCCAGACGTGCTAGCAGCAGACGTGTCCGCACCCTCAAGCGCGCTTTCGTCTTCGTCTTCTTCAAGCAGCAACGCGATAACTTCGTTTACCGCAACGTTTTCGCTGCCTTCAGAAACAAGGATTTTACCGATCTTGCCTTCGTCGACGGCTTCGACTTCCATTGTGGCTTTGTCGGTTTCGATTTCGGCGATGACGTCACCCGATTCAACGGTGTCGCCTTCCTTGACGTGCCATTTCGCCAAGGTGCCTTCGGTCATGGTCGGCGACAAGGCCGGCATCAATACTTTTACAGGCATGAACGCATTCTCCCGGTAACGGGGCGGCGCGGTGTAACCCGCGACCAGCCCCTGTCCGTCTTACTTAGCGATAGCAAACGGCCTTGGCCGCGGCGACGATGTGGCTGTCCTGCGGAAGCGCAAGCGCCTCCAG from Thalassospira indica harbors:
- a CDS encoding pyruvate dehydrogenase complex dihydrolipoamide acetyltransferase, encoding MPVKVLMPALSPTMTEGTLAKWHVKEGDTVESGDVIAEIETDKATMEVEAVDEGKIGKILVSEGSENVAVNEVIALLLEEDEDESALEGADTSAASTSGGSESAPAKDDAKEEKAPAAAEKSASGDDKPAPAAPVSGGKRIKASPLARRIAANEGVELSDVSGSGPRGRIVKRDIEAALSSKPAEKSAASEDKKSADAPAAASAPAASGWNPDLTGLPEYEEIPNSGMRKTIARRLTESKQQVPHFYLTVDCELDNLLATRKQLNEKAGEGVKISVNDFVIRAVSLALKKVPAANSIWTDKATLQCKKQDISVAVAIEGGLITPVVRDAGSKGLAEISSEMKALAGKARDGKLKPEDYQGGTFSVSNLGMFGIKDFSAIINPPQGCILAVGAGEQRPVVKDGALAIATVMTCTLSVDHRAVDGAVGAEFMAEFKKLIEDPLSMLL